A region from the Ammospiza nelsoni isolate bAmmNel1 chromosome 1, bAmmNel1.pri, whole genome shotgun sequence genome encodes:
- the LOC132087475 gene encoding prostatic acid phosphatase-like, which translates to MRARQLVCGIWSLCFLFCLLCIFLHQTTAKRKLKFVSLVFRHGDHTPQEFFPTDKHKEIARQQGYGQLTKLGIQQQYELGQYMRRRYSHFLSVVYKQCEIYVQSTDCDHTLMSAQASLAGLYPPTQDEIWNPKILWQPIPVHTMPLSQDNLLYLPFSHCPKYKELLRETFATRDFQRQFKHYKQFLKFLATHTGYPVKKLTSERIWKLSDTLQYEDINNYTLPVWATHGVRTKLIKLSELLLQAEFGFHKQIQKSRLQGGILLKTILKHILDAKKPSYHQKMVMYSTHAATIAALQMALNVFNGKLPPHSACHFFELYKEKNGQYTIEMYYRNNSLREPHPLTLPGCKFRCPLERFTHLVSPILVPYWTRECRM; encoded by the exons GTATTTCGCCATGGGGATCATACCCCACAGGAGTTTTTCCCAACTGATAAGCATAAAGAAATTGCAAGACAACAGGGATATGGCCAACTTACCAAG CTTGGCATACAACAACAGTATGAGCTTGGCCAGTACATGCGGAGGAGATACTCTCATTTCCTGAGCGTTGTATACAAGCAGTGTGAG ATTTATGTTCAAAGCACTGACTGTGATCACACACTTATGAGTGCTCAGGCAAGTCTTGCTGGACTCTACCCACCAACACAGGATGAGATTTGGAATCCCAAAATCCTTTGGCAGCCAATTCCAGTTCATACAATGCCACTGTCACAGGATAAT TTGCTATACCTACCTTTCTCACACTGCCCAAAATACAAGGAGCTTCTGAGAGAAACCTTTGCAACAAGGGATTTCCAAAGGCAATTCAAGCACTACAAG CAATTTCTGAAGTTTTTAGCCACTCATACAGGATATCCAGTAAAGAAGTTGACGAGTGAAAGGATTTGGAAGCTCTCCGACACTTTACAATATGAG GATATCAACAATTACACTTTACCTGTTTGGGCTACTCATGGTGTCAGGACCAAGCTGATAAAGCTGTCAGAATTGTTATTGCAGGCAGAATTTGGGTTCcacaaacaaatacaaaaatccCGTTTGCAGGGAG GTATTCTTTTAAAAACTATTCTAAAGCATATCTTAGATGCTAAAAAGCCTTCATACCATCAAAAAATGGTTATGTATTCCACG CATGCAGCCACCATTGCTGCCTTACAGATGGCACTCAATGTCTTCAATGGGAAATTGCCTCCTCACAGTGCCTGCCATTTTTTTGAActttacaaggaaaaaaatgg GCAATACACCATAGAAATGTACTACAGGAACAATTCTTTGAGGGAGCCTCACCCCCTCACTCTCCCTGGCTGCAAATTTCGCTGTCCCCTGGAGAGATTCACTCATCTGGTCTCTCCCATCCTTGTACCCTATTGGACAAGAGAATGTAGAATGTAG